One window from the genome of Treponema sp. OMZ 838 encodes:
- the acrB gene encoding acryloyl-CoA reductase electron transfer subunit gamma, whose product MKAIVCVKQVPDTSGKVAVKENGQLDRASMMTITNPDDLNAIEAALQLKDQTGCEVVAISMGPPPAESMLRELLARGVDKAVLVSSREFGGSDTYATSQILAAAVRRVGVGPEDVVFCGRQAIDGDTAQVGPQIAEKLELPQITYAADIKKEGNALIVKRMLEDGYMMLKVKTPCLITCIKELNEPRYMSVSGIMECYSKPYEVYNYETLKDDPLIDKDTIGLEGSPTNVYKSFTPPQKGAGTMMEGADKAACEKLVGMLAEKHII is encoded by the coding sequence ATGAAAGCTATTGTTTGTGTAAAACAAGTTCCCGATACATCCGGAAAAGTTGCCGTCAAAGAAAACGGGCAGCTTGACCGCGCTTCGATGATGACCATCACCAACCCCGATGACTTAAATGCAATCGAAGCGGCGCTGCAGCTGAAAGATCAAACCGGCTGTGAAGTTGTCGCTATTTCGATGGGGCCGCCCCCTGCAGAGAGCATGCTCCGTGAGCTGTTGGCGCGTGGCGTTGACAAGGCGGTACTGGTTTCCAGCCGTGAGTTCGGCGGAAGTGACACGTATGCTACCAGTCAGATCTTGGCAGCAGCTGTACGCCGCGTCGGTGTCGGGCCGGAAGATGTTGTATTCTGCGGACGGCAGGCAATCGATGGGGACACCGCACAGGTAGGCCCGCAGATCGCTGAAAAACTCGAGCTGCCGCAGATCACCTACGCAGCTGATATTAAAAAAGAAGGCAACGCGCTGATAGTAAAGCGTATGCTCGAAGACGGCTACATGATGCTCAAGGTAAAGACACCCTGTCTTATCACCTGTATCAAAGAGCTGAACGAACCGCGCTATATGAGCGTCAGCGGTATTATGGAATGCTACTCAAAGCCGTATGAGGTATACAATTATGAAACCTTAAAGGACGACCCGCTCATCGATAAAGATACGATCGGTTTGGAAGGTTCTCCGACAAACGTATACAAGTCCTTTACCCCGCCGCAAAAAGGCGCCGGTACGATGATGGAAGGCGCCGACAAAGCCGCTTGTGAAAAGCTCGTCGGTATGCTGGCAGAAAAACATATCATTTAA